Genomic DNA from Mycolicibacterium helvum:
GGTGTCGAGTCTGATGCCGAGATGGCCGGCGACCAACGAACCGACGATCGCGGTGCCGACGAACGCGCCGGTGATCGCCCAGTCGATGCTGCCCACGCTGACATGTGAGACGACCCCCGCCGCCGAGTTGACGACGATGATCAACAGCGAGGTGCCGATGGCGATGGGCATCTCCACTCCGAGCATCAGCACCAGCGCCGGAATGATCAGGAAGCCTCCGCCGACACCGAAGAGCCCGGTGAGCAGGCCGACGAGGAACCCGGCGGGAATGGATCTGGGGGCGCAGCGACGCCAATTGATTCCAGAATCGCCGACCTTGCACGCGGTGCCGGTGTCGCCGTTGTCTTGTAGCAGTCGGATCCCCGCGACCACCATCACCACCGCGAAGCCGATCAGCAGGACCGATTGGGGCAGGTGTCTGCCGATGGCGGTACCCACGAAGGTGGCGGGGATGCCGGCTGCCGCGAAGATCGCGGCCAGCCGCCACTGCACTTGCCCGGCGCGAATCTTGGGCAGTGCGCCCACCGCCGAAGCAGTGCCGACCACGATGAGCGACATCGGAATGGCCTGATTGATTCCCAGCCCGAGCACATA
This window encodes:
- a CDS encoding sulfite exporter TauE/SafE family protein, giving the protein MTIGIALALGAVIGVLLGLLGGGGSILAVPALVYVLGLGINQAIPMSLIVVGTASAVGALPKIRAGQVQWRLAAIFAAAGIPATFVGTAIGRHLPQSVLLIGFAVVMVVAGIRLLQDNGDTGTACKVGDSGINWRRCAPRSIPAGFLVGLLTGLFGVGGGFLIIPALVLMLGVEMPIAIGTSLLIIVVNSAAGVVSHVSVGSIDWAITGAFVGTAIVGSLVAGHLGIRLDTRRLQHWFAYLVFAVAAYVLIDTIFIR